One Acanthopagrus latus isolate v.2019 chromosome 12, fAcaLat1.1, whole genome shotgun sequence genomic region harbors:
- the LOC119029486 gene encoding E3 ubiquitin/ISG15 ligase TRIM25-like, with protein sequence MDQSLKTPPSSSCSQTQRAPLCFLIHSPSDLQLVDGCDQHAVQCRSRQAQITEATHAFQIRAQTSFSYQEVKVRQSFALRGEMAQKGVQLDQETFSCSICLDVLKDPVVIPCGHSYCMNCIKDHWDSEDEENIHSCPQCRQTFTPRPVLVKNTMLAVLVEELKKTELQAAPADHCYAVPEDVASDFCSWRKLKVLKSCLVGLVSLVCLVCLASYCEKHLQPHYESPMFEHHKLVKPTEKLQENICSHHDEVMKLFCRTDQQSICYLCSVEEHKGHDIVSAAAERTERQRELEGSRQNIQQRIQDREKDVKLLQQEVEAINGSADKAVEHSEKIFTQLIRLMEKRRSDVKQQVRSQQETEVSRVKELQEKLEQEITELKRKDAELKKLSHTEDHNQFLHNYPSLSALSESTHSSSINISPLRYFEDVTAAVSEVRDKLQDVLREMWRNILVTVTDVDVLLSQPEPKTRAGFLKYSREITLDPNTANTYLLLSEGNRKATAMEDEQSYSNHPDRFTDLAQVLSRESLTGRCYWEVESRGGAVGVAVAYKTIGRSGMTRESLFGFNDKSWSLFWNSDSCEFWYNNIDTPISGPQSSRVGVYLDHSAGILSFYSVSDTMTLLHRVQTTFTQPLYAGLTFYQETTAELCKLK encoded by the coding sequence ATGGATCAAAGCTTGAAgactcctccttcttcttcctgctctcaAACACAGCGAGCTCCACTCTGTTTCCTCATTCACTCCCCTTCAGATTTACAGCTCGTGGATGGGTGTGACCAacatgcagtgcagtgcaggaGCAGACAGGCACAAATCACTGAAGCAACACATGCTTTTCAGATCAGAGCTCAAACTAGTTTCAGTTATCAGGAAGTCAAAGTCAGACAGTCGTTTGCATTAAGAGGTGAAATGGCGCAGAAAGGAGTTCAGCTGGACCAGGAAACATTTTCCTGTTCGATCTGTCTGGATGTACTGAAGGATCCGGTGGTtattccctgtggacacagctactgcaTGAACTGTATTAAAGATCACTGGGACAGTGAAGATGAGGAGAATatccacagctgccctcagtgtaGGCAGACCTTCACACCGAGGCCTGTCCTGGTtaaaaacaccatgttagcagttttagtggaggagctgaagaagactgaactccaagctgctcctgctgatcacTGCTATGCTGTACCTGAAGATGTGGCCAGTGATTTCTGCAGTTGGAGAAAACTGAAAGTCCTCAAGTCCTGTCTGGTTggtctggtctctctggtctgtCTGGTCTGTCTGGCCTCTTACTGcgagaaacacctccagcctcattaTGAATCACCTATGTTTGAACACCACAAGCTGGTGAAGCCCactgagaagctccaggagaacattTGCTCTCATCATGATGAGGTGATGAAGTTGTTCTGCCGTACTGATCAGCAGTctatctgttatctctgctctgtggaagaacataaaggccacgacattgtgtcagctgcagcagagaggactgagaggcagagagagctggaggggagtcgacaaaacatccagcagagaatccaggacagagagaaagatgtgaagctgcttcaacaggaggtggaggccatcaatggctctgctgataaagcagtggagcacagtgagaagatcttcacccagctgatccgtctcatggagaaaagacgctctgatgtgaagcagcaggtcagatcccagcaggaaactgaagtgagtcgagtcaaagagcttcaggagaagctggagcaggagatcactgagctgaagaggaaagacgctgagctgaagaagctctcacacacagaggatcacaaccagtttctacacaactacccctcactgtcagcactcagtgagtctacacactcatccagcatcaatatttctcctctgagatactttgaggatgtgacagcagctgtgtcagaggtcagagacaaactacaggacgtcCTGAGAGAGATGTGGAGGAACATCTTAGTGACAGTGACTgatgtggatgttttactgtctcAACCAGAGCCCAAGACCAGAGCTGGATTCTTAAAATATTCACgtgaaatcacactggatccaaacacagcaaacacatatctgttattatctgaggggaacagaaaagcaacagcaaTGGAAGATGAACAGTCTTATTCTAATCACCCAGACAGATTCACTGACTTGGCTCAGGTCCTgagtagagagagtctgactggacgttgttactgggaggtggagagtCGAGGGGGAGCAGTTGGAGTAGCGGTCGCATACAAGACTATCGGCAGATCAGGGATGACGAGAGAAAGTTTATTTGGATTCAATGACAAATCTTGGTCATTATTTTGGAACAGTGACAGTTGTGAATTTTGGTACAACAATATCGACACTCCCATCTCAGGTCCTCagtcctccagagttggagtgtacctggatcacagtgcaggtattctgtccttctacagcgtctctgacaccatgactctcctccacagagtccagaccacattcactcagccgctctATGCTGGACTTACTTTTTATCAAGAAACCACTGCTGAGTTGTGTAAACTTAAGTAG